One region of Tamandua tetradactyla isolate mTamTet1 chromosome 6, mTamTet1.pri, whole genome shotgun sequence genomic DNA includes:
- the GDF6 gene encoding growth/differentiation factor 6 → MDTPRVLLSAVFLISFLWDLPGFQQASISSSSSSAELGSTKGMRSRKEGKMPRAPRETGADRAPPERQEAQTRPQDDPRRRRPQQPQDPEPPGRGPRVVPHDYMLSIYRTYSIAEKLGINASFFQSSKSANTITGFVDRGLDDLSHTPLPRQKYLFDVSTLSDKEELVGAELRLFRQAPATPRGPPAGPLHVQLFPCLSPLLLDARTLDPQGAPPAGWEVFDVWQGLRHQPWKQLCLELRAAWGEPGSTWEPETRTPESQQPPPDLRSLGFGRRVRPPQERALLVVFTRSQRKNLFAEIREQLDSAEAAGPGTGAEGSWPPPSGARDAGPWLPSPGRRRRRTAFASRHGKRHGKKSRLRCSKKPLHVNFKELGWDDWIIAPLEYEAYHCEGVCDFPLRSHLEPTNHAIIQTLMNSMDPGSTPPSCCVPTKLTPISILYIDAGNNVVYKQYEDMVVESCGCR, encoded by the exons ATGGATACTCCCAGGGTCCTGCTCTCGGCTGTCTTCCTCATCAGTTTCCTGTGGGATTTGCCGGGTTTCCAGCAGGCTTCTATCTCATCATCCTCGTCGTCTGCGGAGTTAGGCTCCACCAAAGGCATGCGGAGCCGCAAGGAAGGCAAGATGCCGCGGGCGCCGCGGGAGACTGGGGCGGACCGAGCGCCCCCGGAGCGCCAGGAGGCACAGACGCGACCTCAGGACGATCCCCGGCGGCGGCGACCACAGCAGCCCCAGGATCCGGAGCCGCCGGGTAGGGGCCCGCGGGTAGTGCCCCACGATTACATGCTGTCAATCTACAGGACTTACTCCATCGCCGAGAAGCTGGGCATCAATGCCAGTTTTTTCCAGTCTTCCAAGTCGGCTAATACGATCACTGGTTTTGTAGACAGGGGATTAG ACGATCTCTCGCACACTCCTCTCCCGAGACAGAAGTATTTGTTTGATGTGTCCACGCTCTCAGACAAAGAAGAGCTGGTGGGCGCGGAGCTGCGGCTTTTTCGCCAGGCGCCCGCAACGCCCCGGGGGCCGCCGGCCGGGCCGCTCCACGTGCAACTCTTCCCCTGTCTGTCGCCCCTGCTTCTGGACGCGCGGACCCTGGACCCGCAGGGGGCGCCCCCGGCCGGCTGGGAAGTCTTCGACGTGTGGCAGGGCCTGCGCCACCAGCCCTGGAAGCAGCTGTGCTTGGAGCTGAGGGCTGCGTGGGGCGAGCCGGGCAGCACCTGGGAACCCGAGACGCGCACGCCGGAGTCCCAGCAGCCGCCGCCAGACCTGCGGAGTCTGGGCTTCGGCCGCAGGGTGAGGCCTCCCCAGGAGCGCGCCCTGCTCGTGGTGTTCACCAGGTCCCAGCGCAAAAACCTGTTCGCCGAGATCCGCGAGCAGCTGGACTCGGCCGAGGCTGCGGGCCCCGGCACGGGCGCGGAGGGGTCGTGGCCGCCGCCGTCGGGCGCCCGGGACGCCGGGCCTTGGCTGCCCTCGCCcggccggcggcggcggcgcacCGCCTTCGCCAGCCGTCACGGTAAACGGCACGGCAAGAAGTCGAGGTTACGCTGCAGCAAGAAGCCCCTGCACGTGAACTTCAAGGAGCTGGGCTGGGACGACTGGATTATCGCGCCCCTGGAGTACGAGGCATACCATTGCGAGGGCGTGTGCGACTTTCCGCTGCGCTCACACCTGGAGCCCACCAACCACGCCATCATCCAGACGCTGATGAACTCCATGGACCCCGGCTCCACCCCGCCTAGCTGCTGCGTGCCCACCAAATTGACTCCCATCAGCATCTTGTACATCGACGCGGGCAATAACGTGGTCTACAAGCAGTACGAGGACATGGTGGTGGAGTCGTGCGGCTGCAGGTAG